From Triticum urartu cultivar G1812 chromosome 2, Tu2.1, whole genome shotgun sequence, a single genomic window includes:
- the LOC125537757 gene encoding putative FBD-associated F-box protein At5g50270, whose product MEEAGSDDRISGLSDDLLRDILLRLHSLPAAARTTILSRRWRHVWTSIPELVIDELHVPGRPPSSFLRAVEGALAAYSASNVDVAALTIAVPDVRLCRIEARRVSSWLRVASERVAGTLSLALPRSEPIVHGHGQEVELPPCRRATEITLSLAGAFVLRLRPAASFAALTVLTIQSAAMDGRELGAFVSSMCPRLTDLTLRVSLVDCSDVSIRSASLRRLEFGAGCAQRLGVAAPMLEVLVASFLHHAHISAPRLAEAKVQRLHRHHFADDVPRRLRRLDITQLYLNAAAPPRARRFDAVDELRLSALIGMEGYTSFLDDVNNLPVCQTVLSVSLTGDHHGFVPTMLHLLRRSNAIKKLVLETYAQTKDPCSTACPCRLPESYRANNMTLDSLEEIEINTFMGEDDQVEFLEMLVSRCSATRPINVVLNKSYLVPLPTEKVSEMIRSISRPNLRVGLH is encoded by the exons ATGGAGGAGGCTGGGAGCGACGATCGCATCAGCGGCCTCTCCGACGACCTCCTGCGCGACATCCTCCTCCGCCTCCACTCGCTCCCCGCCGCCGCGCGGACCACCATCCTCTCCCGCCGCTGGCGCCACGTCTGGACCAGCATCCCCGAGCTCGTCATCGACGAGCTCCACGTGCCGGGCCGGCCGCCGAGCTCCTTCCTGCGCGCCGTGGAAGGCGCCCTCGCCGCCTACTCCGCCTCCAACGTCGACGTCGCCGCCCTCACCATCGCCGTGCCCGACGTCAGGCTCTGCCGAATCGAAGCCCGCCGCGTCTCCTCGTGGCTGCGCGTCGCCTCGGAGCGCGTCGCCGGCACGCTGTCCCTCGCCCTGCCCCGCTCCGAGCCCATCGTCCACGGCCACGGACAGGAGGTCGAGCTGCCCCCGTGCAGGAGGGCGACGGAGATCACGCTCTCCCTCGCGGGGGCGTTCGTGCTCCGGCTCCGGCCGGCGGCCTCGTTCGCGGCGCTCACCGTGCTGACGATACAGTCGGCCGCCATGGACGGCCGGGAGCTCGGGGCGTTCGTGTCGTCCATGTGCCCGCGCCTGACGGACCTCACCCTGCGCGTCAGCCTCGTGGACTGCTCCGACGTCTCCATCCGCTCCGCCTCTCTCAGGCGCCTAGAGTTCGGGGCCGGGTGCGCCCAGCGGCTCGGGGTCGCCGCCCCCATGCTCGAAGTGCTGGTCGCGTCGTTCCTCCACCACGCCCACATCTCGGCCCCGAGGCTCGCCGAGGCCAAGGTCCAGCGCCTGCACCGGCACCACTTCGCCGACGACGTGCCTCGTCGTCTCCGGCGGCTGGACATCACGCAGCTGTACCTAAACGCGGCGGCGCCCCCGAGGGCCCGGCGGTTCGATGCGGTCGACGAGCTGAGACTGTCTGCCCTCATT GGAATGGAGGGATACACCAGCTTCTTGGATGATGTAAACAACCTTCCCGTGTGTCAGACCGTATTATCGGTATCGCTAACAGGGGATCACCACGGCTTTGTTCCAACCATGCTGCATCTCCTCAGGAGAAGCAACGCTATAAAGAAGCTTGTGCTGGAGACATACGCTCAGACG AAAGACCCATGCTCGACGGCTTGTCCATGTCGCTTGCCGGAGAGTTACAGGGCCAACAATATGACCCTCGATTCACTTGAAGAGATAGAGATCAATACGTTCATGGGAGAAGATGACCAGGTGGAATTCTTAGAGATGCTAGTATCCAGATGCAGTGCAACAAGACCTATAAATGTGGTGCTCAACAAGTCGTACCTTGTTCCTTTACCAACCGAGAAAGTTTCCGAGATGATCCGCAGCATTTCTCGTCCAAATCTCAGAGTCGGATTACATTAA
- the LOC125539572 gene encoding uncharacterized protein LOC125539572, protein MEGKPLHLLLPHPRLPPPAPLPTHRFPEPRLRLSLHHRNPKARQLAFSSRPPNGQSATPARGGWEWARGASATAALALALHLAACSLLILFPAPAARACAQPPPPPAAVEANEQEQGDEEWEAALQQWKSKTYALSVPLRVVALRGSFPPAWIKDFVEAQGKRLKFSPEFRPSIDALFSELSKCVDKGQVQPKSAMAADVVSIGDSWLGYTIRKGLVEPISNAEEQDWYRSLSDRWKVHLCRNQNGEADSNGSVWGVPYRWGTVVIAYKKSKFKQHNLKPIQDWEDLWRPELAGKISMIDSPREVIGAVLKQLGSSYNTIDMETEVDGGREAVLSSFTQLQKQVQLFDSMNYLKSFGVGDVWVTVGWSSDVIPAAKRMSNVAVVVPKSGSSLWADLWAIPCATRFQTDKIGGRTRGPSPLIHQWFDFCLQSARSLPFRQEITAGASPLFLENPAPEVLQDQNKKKPKLESNLVREVPPPEILEKCEFLEPLSDKAVGDYQWLMSRVQRPRGGLLGNVLQRISTVLDLKSRF, encoded by the exons ATGGAGGGGAAGCCGCTGCATCTCCTCCTCCCCCACCCTCGCCTCCCACCCCCAGCCCCCCTCCCTACCCACCGCTTCCCGGAGCCCCGCCTCCGCCTCtccctccaccaccgcaacccgAAGGCGAGGCAGCTCGCCTTCTCCTCCCGGCCGCCCAACGGCCAATCGGCCACGCCCGCCCGCGGAGGATGGGAGTGGGCGCGGGGCGCCTCCGCGACGGCGGCGCTTGCGCTGGCGCTCCACCTGGCCGCCTGCTCCCTCCTCATCCTCTTCCCCGCCCCGGCGGCACGCGCGTGCGCCCAGCCGCCCCCTCCACCCGCCGCCGTGGAGGCGAACGAGCAGGAGCAGGGCGACGAGGAGTGGGAGGCCGCGCTGCAGCAGTGGAAGTCCAAGACCTACGCGCTCTCCGTGCCCCTGCGCGTCGTCGCGCTCCGCGGCTCCTTCCCTCCCGCGTGGATCAAG GATTTCGTCGAAGCACAGGGGAAGAGACTCAAATTCAGCCCTGAGTTCCGCCCTAGTATTGACGCGCTTTTCTCTGAGTTGTCAAAATGTGTGGACAAAGGTCAGGTTCAGCCCAAATCCGCGATGGCGGCTGATGTCGTTTCTATAGGGGACTCTTGGCTCGGCTACACCATTCGTAAGGGACTGGTAGAACCTATCAGCAATGCTGAAGAGCAGGACTGGTATCGGAGCCTGAGTGACAGATGGAAG GTTCATTTGTGCAGGAACCAGAATGGAGAGGCAGATTCTAATGGCTCAGTATGGGGTGTTCCATATAGATGGGGCACTGTGGTCATTGCGTACAAGAAAAGCAAGTTTAAGCAGCATAACTTGAAGCCAATACAG GATTGGGAGGATTTGTGGAGGCCTGAACTAGCCGGGAAGATTTCAATGATTGATTCTCCTAGAGAAGTAATTGGTGCAGTCCTTAAGCAGTTGGGATCATCATATAACACGATTGACATGGAAACAGAAGTTGATGGTGGTAGGGAAGCAGTCCTAAGCAGCTTTACACAGCTACAAAAACAG GTCCAGCTATTTGACAGCATGAACTATCTGAAATCGTTTGGAGTTGGGGATGTTTGGGTCACAGTGGGTTGGAGCAGCGATGTCATCCCTGCTGCAAAGCGAATGTCCAATGTTGCTGTTGTTGTTCCCAAGTCAGGCAGTAGCCTCTGGGCTGATTTATGG GCGATACCTTGTGCTACAAGGTTTCAGACTGATAAAATCGGGGGCAGAACTAGAGGCCCATCTCCACTCATCCACCAGTGGTTCGACTTCTGTCTGCAGAGTGCCAGAAGCTTGCCCTTTCGCCAGGAAATCACCGCAGGAGCATCGCCGCTGTTCCTCGAAAACCCAGCTCCAGAGGTTCTGCAAGATCAAAACAAGAAGAAGCCAAAGCTGGAGAGTAACCTTGTCAGGGAAGTACCTCCCCCTGAAATCCTGGAAAAATGTGAGTTCTTAGAACCTCTATCAGACAAAGCGGTGGGTGACTACCAGTGGTTGATGTCGAGAGTGCAGAGACCACGCGGCGGTCTGCTTGGAAACGTGCTGCAAAGGATATCAACCGTGCTAGACTTGAAATCGAGATTTTAG
- the LOC125539573 gene encoding trihelix transcription factor GT-3b-like isoform X2, translating into MGGKVRNVRQRLQLQRHPPARARRKRSEKRGQATGRTPEEGRVAAHATQIQARPESERRPPRQPARAVVVARPRRERAAGGMMEAGGGGGGFRDERVPQWGVQETRELIAARGDLEREAAAGRSAKTLWEAVADALRARGYRRTADQCKCKWKNLVNRYKGKETSDPETGRQCPFFEELHAVFTERAKNMQRQLLQSESGTSVKKKLKRPSGDQSSGESDENEYGVEVSDDEKPVISKKRKAGDKGQPSQRMAENSRAGSSSIHDLLQEFLVQQQHVDMLWHETMERRAQERLIFEQEWRQSMQKLEQERLMLEQSWIEREEQRRMREEARAQKRDSLMTTLLNKLLQEDL; encoded by the exons ATGGGCGGAAAAGTAAGAAACGTCAGGCAGCGGCTGCAACTGCAGCGGCATCCACCGGCGAGGGCGAGAAGAAAACGAAGCGAAAAGCGGGGCCAGGCCACGGGCCGGACGCCAGAGGAAGGTCGCGTGGCAGCGCACGCCACCCAAATCCAAGCCAGGCCAGAAAGCGAGCGCCGACCGCCGCGTCAGCCCGCGCGTGCCGTCGTCGTTGCTAGGCCGCGGCGGGAGAGGGCGGCGGGAGGGATGATGGaggcggggggagggggaggagggtTCAGGGACGAGCGGGTGCCGCAGTGGGGCGTGCAGGAGACGCGGGAGCTCATCGCGGCGCGCGGGGACCTGGAGCGGGAGGCCGCCGCGGGGCGCAGCGCCAAGACGCTCTGGGAGGCGGTGGCGGACGCGCTCCGGGCGCGCGGGTACCGCCGCACCGCCGACCAGTGCAAGTGCAAGTGGAAGAACCTCGTCAACAGATACAAG GGGAAAGAAACATCTGATCCagaaaccggcagacaatgtccCTTCTTTGAAGAATTACATGCAGTCTTCACTGAACGTGCTAAAAATATGCAACGTCAACTCCTTCAGTCTGAATCAGGAACTTCAGTTAAAAAGAAATTAAAGCGACCTAGCGGTGACCAGTCATCTGGGGAGTCTGATGAGAACGAATATGGCGTTGAAGTCAGCGATGATGAGAAACCCGTGATAAGCAAAAAGCGGAAGGCTGGTGATAAGGGGCAACCATCGCAACGAATGGCGGAAAACTCAAGGGCCGGCAGTTCAAGCATCCATGATCTGTTGCAGGAATTCCTAGTGCAGCAACAGCATGTCGATATGCTGTGGCATGAGACGATGGAGCGGCGCGCCCAGGAGCGGCTCATTTTCGAACAAGAATGGAGGCAGTCGATGCAGAAGCTTGAGCAGGAGAGGCTGATGCTGGAGCAGTCATGGATAGAGCGAGAGGAACAGCGAAGGATGAGGGAAGAAGCAAGGGCTCAGAAGAGGGATTCGCTCATGACCACCCTGCTGAACAAACTCTTACAAGAAGATCTATAG
- the LOC125539573 gene encoding maltose excess protein 1-like, chloroplastic isoform X1, protein MSSPSLPTARLPLRPSPAAATAPLSRRGAPARSLAASPAPAVALKPLVSKAPASGSYRSALLLHRRRRYALPETAVPEAAPKVTKEYQDWDSLTGKFAGSANVPFLLLQLPQIILNYRNLADGNKTALYAVPWLGMLTGLLGNLALVSYFAKKRETEAVIVQTLGVISTYVVILQLAMAESMPFPQFVATSAVVGAGLVLNLLNYIGWLPETLWLLWEDFTTVGGLTVLPQVMWSTFVPVIPSSILPGIICGSLAVAAVSMARMGKLSEGGTKFVGSLSGWTATLLFMWMPVAQMWTNYLNPSNIEGLSAFSMLLSMIGNALMIPRSVFIRDLMWFTGSIWACALQGWGNLACMYCCNSISREFFLATTFGLLLWLGFTFGRDTEAFGNSSPMDTLKELICGK, encoded by the exons ATGTCGTCGCCGTCGCTGCCCACCGCGCGCCTCCCGCTGCGCCCGTCCCCTGCCGCGGCGACAGCGCCGCTCTCCCGCCGGGGCGCGCCCGCCCGCTCCCTCGCGGCATCCcccgcccccgccgtcgccctcAAGCCCCTCGTCTCCAAGGCGCCCGCGTCCGGCTCCTACCGCTCCGCGCtcctcctccaccgccgccgccgctatgCTCTGCCCGAGACCGCCGTCCCCGAGGCGGCCCCCAAG GTCACCAAGGAGTACCAGGACTGGGACTCCCTGACGGGCAAGTTCGCCGGCAGCGCCAACGtgcccttcctcctcctccagctCCCGCAGATCATCCTCAACTACCGCAACCTCGCCGACGGCAACAAGACCGCCCTCTACGCCGTCCCATGGCTC GGGATGCTCACCGGGCTGCTCGGCAACCTGGCGCTCGTGTCCTACTTCGCCAAGAAGAGGGAGACGGAGGCTGTCATCGTGCAGACGCTGGGCGTTATCTCCACCTACGTGGTCATCCTCCAGCTTGCCATGGCGGAGTCCATGCCCTTCCCGCAGTTCGTGGCCACTTCGGCTGTTGTCGGCGCCGGGCTTGTCCTCAACCTGCTCAATTACATTGGGTGGCTCCCAGAGACCCTCTGGCTGCTATGGGAGGATTTCACGACAGTCGGCGGCCTTACCGTGCTCCCTCAG GTCATGTGGTCAACGTTTGTTCCCGTCATCCCCAGTAGCATACTGCCTGGCATAATCTGTGGCTCTTTGGCTGTTGCTGCTGTTTCCATG GCAAGGATGGGCAAGCTTTCCGAAGGAGGAACGAAATTTGTGGGGTCGTTGTCTGGTTGGACTGCCACACTTTTGTTCATGTGGATGCCAGTTGCACAGATG TGGACAAACTATCTCAACCCGAGTAACATCGAAGGGCTGTCAGCGTTCTCAATGTTGCTTTCAATGATTGGAAATGCACTTATGATTCCTCGTTCTGTATTTATCAGAGATCTGATGTG GTTCACCGGTTCTATTTGGGCATGTGCCCTACAAGGTTGGGGCAACCTGGCCTGCATGTACTG CTGCAACAGCATCAGCAGAGAATTTTTCCTCGCGACGACATTTGGGTTGCTTCTGTGGCTAG GTTTCACCTTCGGGAGAGACACCGAGGCCTTCGGCAACAGCTCCCCCATGGACACTCTGAAGGAGCTGATCTGCGGGAAGTGA